A region of Rhodoferax potami DNA encodes the following proteins:
- the rpsK gene encoding 30S ribosomal protein S11, producing MAKAPANNAAQRVRKKVRKNVADGIAHVHASFNNTIITITDRQGNALSWASSGGQGFKGSRKSTPFAAQVASEVAGRAALEQGIKNLDVEIKGPGPGRESSVRALAALGIRINMIADVTPVPHNGCRPQKRRRI from the coding sequence ATGGCAAAGGCTCCCGCTAATAACGCAGCACAACGTGTTCGCAAAAAGGTTCGCAAGAACGTTGCTGACGGCATTGCACACGTGCACGCTTCGTTCAACAACACCATCATCACCATTACGGACCGTCAAGGCAACGCTTTGTCTTGGGCCTCGTCCGGTGGTCAGGGTTTCAAGGGTTCGCGTAAATCCACTCCGTTCGCTGCTCAAGTAGCGTCTGAAGTGGCTGGTCGTGCAGCTCTGGAACAAGGCATTAAGAACCTCGACGTCGAGATCAAGGGCCCAGGCCCAGGTCGTGAATCTTCGGTTCGTGCCTTGGCAGCATTGGGTATCCGCATCAACATGATTGCTGACGTTACTCCTGTGCCGCACAACGGTTGCCGCCCTCAGAAGCGCCGCCGTATCTAA
- the rpsE gene encoding 30S ribosomal protein S5 — translation MAKVQAKMQGKAEGPEDGLREKMIAINRVTKVVKGGRILGFAALTVVGDGDGRIGMGKGKSKEVPAAVQKAMEEARRNMIKVTLKNGSIHHKVMGHHGAASVMMAPAPKGTGIIAGGPMRAVFEVVGITDIVAKSHGSSNPYNMVRATLDALSVSTTPAEVAAKRGKTVEEIFA, via the coding sequence ATGGCTAAAGTTCAAGCAAAAATGCAAGGTAAGGCCGAGGGTCCAGAGGACGGTCTGCGCGAAAAGATGATCGCGATCAACCGCGTGACCAAAGTCGTGAAAGGCGGCCGTATTCTCGGTTTCGCTGCTCTGACTGTGGTTGGTGACGGTGATGGTCGTATTGGTATGGGTAAGGGTAAGTCCAAGGAAGTGCCTGCAGCAGTGCAGAAAGCCATGGAAGAAGCTCGCCGTAACATGATCAAGGTAACGTTGAAGAATGGTTCTATCCATCACAAAGTGATGGGTCACCATGGCGCAGCAAGCGTGATGATGGCTCCAGCACCAAAGGGTACGGGCATCATCGCCGGCGGTCCAATGCGTGCCGTTTTCGAAGTCGTGGGTATCACTGACATCGTAGCCAAGAGCCACGGCTCTTCCAACCCTTACAACATGGTTCGTGCAACCTTGGATGCTTTGTCTGTGTCGACGACACCAGCTGAAGTAGCAGCCAAGCGCGGCAAGACGGTTGAAGAGATCTTCGCTTAA
- the rplE gene encoding 50S ribosomal protein L5: MARLQQHYREKVAPELTAKFGYTSPMQVPRLTKITLNMGVSEAVADKKVMDHAVSDLTKIAGQKPVVTKSKKAIAGFKIREGQAIGCMVTLRGVQMYEFLDRFVTVALPRVRDFRGISGRAFDGRGNYNIGVKEQIIFPEIEYDKVDALRGLNISITTTAKTDEECKALLAGFRFPFKN, from the coding sequence ATGGCACGTCTACAACAACACTACCGCGAAAAAGTGGCGCCTGAGTTGACAGCCAAGTTTGGCTACACCTCGCCCATGCAAGTGCCACGTTTGACCAAAATCACCCTGAACATGGGTGTGAGCGAAGCCGTTGCCGACAAGAAGGTCATGGATCACGCTGTGTCCGACCTGACCAAGATCGCAGGCCAGAAGCCCGTGGTGACCAAGTCCAAGAAAGCTATCGCTGGTTTCAAAATCCGCGAAGGCCAGGCTATCGGTTGCATGGTGACTCTGCGTGGCGTTCAGATGTACGAATTCCTGGATCGTTTCGTGACCGTGGCTTTGCCCCGCGTTCGTGACTTCCGTGGTATTTCTGGTCGCGCTTTTGATGGCCGTGGTAACTACAACATCGGCGTTAAAGAGCAGATCATTTTCCCTGAGATTGAATATGACAAGGTTGATGCCTTGCGCGGCCTCAATATCAGCATCACCACGACGGCTAAGACAGACGAAGAGTGCAAGGCACTGCTCGCTGGCTTCCGCTTCCCGTTCAAGAACTGA
- the rpsD gene encoding 30S ribosomal protein S4, which yields MARYLGPKAKLSRREGTDLFLKSARRSIADKAKFDSKPGQHGRTSGARTSDYGLQLREKQKVKRMYGVLERQFRRYFAEADRRRGNTGANLMVLLESRLDNVVYRMGFGSTRAEARQLVSHKAMTVNGAPVNIPSYMVKAGDVIAVRDKSKKQNRIVEALQLAQQVGLPAWVEVNVEKAEGTFKTVPDRDQFGADINESLIVELYSR from the coding sequence GTGGCACGTTACCTCGGCCCCAAGGCCAAACTATCTCGCCGTGAAGGCACGGACCTGTTTCTGAAGAGCGCTCGTCGTTCTATCGCAGACAAGGCTAAATTCGACTCCAAACCAGGTCAACACGGCCGCACTTCTGGTGCACGTACCTCTGATTACGGTTTGCAATTGCGCGAAAAGCAAAAAGTCAAACGCATGTACGGCGTTTTGGAGCGTCAGTTCCGCCGTTATTTTGCTGAAGCCGATCGCCGTCGCGGAAACACAGGCGCGAACCTGATGGTTTTGCTGGAGTCCCGTTTGGATAACGTGGTTTACCGTATGGGCTTCGGTTCTACACGTGCAGAAGCGCGTCAGCTGGTGTCTCACAAAGCGATGACCGTGAACGGCGCGCCTGTGAATATTCCTTCTTACATGGTAAAGGCTGGTGACGTTATCGCTGTTCGCGATAAGTCCAAAAAGCAAAACCGTATCGTTGAAGCTCTCCAATTGGCCCAGCAAGTTGGTTTGCCAGCATGGGTGGAAGTGAACGTTGAGAAGGCTGAAGGCACATTTAAAACTGTTCCTGACCGTGACCAGTTCGGTGCTGACATCAACGAATCGCTGATCGTTGAATTGTATTCCCGCTAA
- the rpsN gene encoding 30S ribosomal protein S14: MAKMALIERELKRDKLAAKYAKKYAELKAIAGDAKRSDEERAAARLGLQKLPRNANPTRQRNRCSITGRPRGTFQHFGLARAKIREMAFAGEIPGIVKASW; encoded by the coding sequence GTGGCTAAAATGGCTTTAATCGAGCGCGAGCTCAAGCGCGACAAGTTGGCTGCTAAGTACGCTAAGAAATATGCGGAACTGAAGGCTATCGCTGGTGACGCAAAACGTTCTGACGAAGAGCGTGCTGCAGCCCGTCTGGGTCTGCAAAAGTTGCCCCGTAATGCAAACCCCACTCGCCAGCGTAACCGCTGCTCCATCACGGGTCGTCCCCGTGGGACGTTCCAGCACTTCGGTCTGGCTCGCGCGAAGATCCGTGAAATGGCATTTGCTGGCGAGATCCCCGGCATTGTCAAGGCCAGCTGGTAA
- the rplO gene encoding 50S ribosomal protein L15 yields the protein MELNNIKPAEGAKHAKRRVGRGIGSGLGKTAGRGHKGQKSRSGGYHKVGFEGGQMPMHRRLPKRGFKSHLLKFNAEITLTALEALGLEEVNLVALKQAGAVGELAKVVKVINTGAITKAVKLSGIGATAAAKAAIEAAGGAVA from the coding sequence ATGGAACTGAATAACATCAAGCCCGCTGAAGGTGCCAAGCACGCTAAGCGTCGCGTCGGTCGCGGCATTGGTTCTGGCCTTGGTAAAACTGCTGGTCGCGGTCACAAAGGTCAGAAGTCACGTTCTGGCGGATACCACAAAGTTGGTTTCGAAGGCGGTCAGATGCCTATGCATCGCCGTTTGCCTAAGCGTGGCTTCAAGTCTCATCTCTTGAAGTTCAATGCAGAGATCACTTTGACCGCTTTGGAAGCCCTTGGCTTGGAAGAAGTCAACTTGGTGGCTCTGAAGCAAGCTGGCGCTGTTGGTGAATTGGCCAAGGTGGTGAAAGTCATCAATACCGGTGCAATTACTAAAGCCGTTAAGCTAAGCGGAATCGGTGCTACAGCTGCAGCCAAGGCTGCAATTGAAGCTGCCGGCGGCGCAGTCGCTTAA
- a CDS encoding DNA-directed RNA polymerase subunit alpha, whose translation MQNNLLKPKSISVEQLGLNRAKVALEPFERGYGHTLGNALRRVLLSSMPGFAATEVTIAGVLHEYSSIDGVQEDVVNILLNLKGVVFKLHNREEVTLSLRKDSEGVVTAADIQTPHDVEIINPEHVIANLSYGGKLDMQIKVEKGRGYVPGSMRRYADEPSKSIGRIVLDASFSPVRRVSYTVESARVEQRTDLDKLVVEIETNGAVTAEDAVRASAKILVEQLAVFAQLEGSELDAFTAPVPRGNTQFDPILLRPVDELELTVRSANCLKAENIYYIGDLIQRTENELLKTPNLGRKSLNEIKEVLASRGLTLGMKLESWPPASLEKR comes from the coding sequence ATGCAAAACAATTTGTTGAAGCCAAAGTCGATCAGCGTTGAACAGCTTGGATTGAATCGCGCGAAGGTGGCCTTGGAGCCTTTCGAGCGCGGTTACGGACACACACTCGGCAATGCGCTGCGTCGCGTTCTGTTGTCGTCTATGCCAGGTTTTGCTGCGACAGAGGTGACAATCGCAGGCGTGTTGCATGAGTACTCTTCGATTGATGGTGTTCAAGAAGATGTTGTAAACATTTTGTTGAACCTCAAAGGCGTTGTCTTTAAGTTGCACAACCGCGAAGAAGTCACATTGAGTTTGCGTAAGGACAGCGAAGGTGTAGTCACTGCCGCTGATATCCAGACTCCACATGATGTAGAAATTATCAACCCTGAGCACGTCATTGCGAACCTGTCATATGGTGGCAAGCTCGACATGCAAATCAAGGTTGAAAAAGGCCGCGGATACGTTCCCGGAAGCATGCGTCGCTATGCTGACGAGCCAAGCAAGTCCATTGGCCGTATTGTGTTGGATGCGTCTTTTTCTCCGGTTCGGCGCGTAAGCTACACAGTCGAGAGCGCTCGCGTAGAGCAACGCACTGACTTGGACAAACTCGTGGTCGAGATTGAGACCAACGGCGCAGTGACCGCTGAAGACGCAGTTCGCGCTTCCGCTAAAATCTTGGTCGAGCAATTGGCAGTGTTTGCCCAGCTGGAAGGCAGCGAATTGGATGCGTTTACTGCTCCAGTTCCCCGTGGCAATACGCAATTCGATCCGATCTTGTTGCGCCCAGTGGATGAATTGGAACTCACAGTCCGTTCTGCGAACTGCTTGAAGGCCGAGAACATTTACTACATCGGTGACCTGATTCAGCGAACCGAAAACGAGTTGCTCAAAACGCCAAACTTGGGTCGTAAGTCCCTGAATGAGATCAAGGAAGTTTTGGCTTCCCGTGGTTTGACTCTGGGAATGAAGTTGGAAAGCTGGCCTCCAGCTTCCCTCGAGAAGCGTTAA
- the rpmD gene encoding 50S ribosomal protein L30, translating into MTTQQTVKIQLVRSPIGTKESHRATVRGLGLRKLNSVSELQDTPAVRGMINKISYLVKVL; encoded by the coding sequence ATGACTACACAACAAACTGTGAAGATCCAATTGGTGCGTAGCCCAATTGGTACCAAAGAGTCCCATCGCGCCACTGTGCGCGGCCTGGGTCTGCGCAAGCTCAACAGTGTTAGCGAGTTGCAAGACACGCCAGCAGTGCGCGGCATGATTAACAAGATCAGCTACCTGGTCAAGGTGCTTTAA
- the rpmJ gene encoding 50S ribosomal protein L36 produces MKVSASVKKICRNCKIIRRKGVVRVICTDPRHKQRQG; encoded by the coding sequence ATGAAAGTTTCGGCTTCGGTCAAGAAAATTTGCCGCAACTGCAAAATCATCCGACGCAAAGGCGTTGTGCGTGTGATCTGTACAGATCCACGTCACAAGCAGCGTCAGGGTTAA
- the rplQ gene encoding 50S ribosomal protein L17, with protein sequence MRHGHGLRKLNRTSSHRLAMLRNMMNSLIQHEAIKTTVPKAKELRRVVEPMITLAKEATVANRRLAFDRLRDRDSVTKLFDVLGPRFKARPGGYTRILKMGFRVGDNAPMALVELVERSEEVSATSEEAKV encoded by the coding sequence ATGCGTCACGGACACGGTTTACGTAAATTGAATCGCACTAGCTCACATCGTTTGGCGATGTTGCGCAACATGATGAACTCGCTCATTCAGCACGAGGCCATCAAAACTACAGTGCCTAAGGCCAAAGAGCTACGCCGCGTGGTGGAGCCTATGATCACTTTGGCCAAAGAAGCTACCGTTGCAAATCGCCGCTTGGCATTTGACCGTTTGCGCGACCGGGATAGCGTGACCAAGCTGTTTGATGTGCTTGGTCCCCGTTTCAAGGCTCGTCCTGGTGGTTACACACGCATCTTGAAGATGGGTTTCCGCGTGGGTGACAATGCGCCTATGGCTTTGGTCGAATTAGTTGAACGTTCTGAAGAAGTTTCTGCAACTTCTGAAGAAGCCAAGGTTTAA
- the rpsM gene encoding 30S ribosomal protein S13, whose translation MARIAGINIPPHQHSEIGLTAIFGIGRTRARKICEACGIAYSKKVKDLTDSDLEKIRDQIAQFTIEGDLRRETTMNIKRLMDIGCYRGFRHRRGLPMRGQRTRTNARTRKGPRKAAASLKK comes from the coding sequence ATGGCACGTATTGCTGGCATCAACATTCCGCCGCACCAACATTCTGAAATTGGCTTGACTGCCATCTTTGGTATTGGACGCACCCGCGCACGCAAGATCTGCGAAGCTTGTGGCATCGCTTATTCGAAGAAGGTCAAAGATTTGACTGACTCCGATCTTGAGAAGATCCGCGACCAGATCGCTCAGTTTACAATCGAGGGCGATCTGCGCCGCGAAACAACGATGAACATCAAGCGTTTGATGGACATCGGTTGCTATCGTGGATTCCGTCACCGCCGCGGTTTGCCGATGCGCGGTCAGCGCACACGTACCAACGCACGTACACGCAAAGGCCCACGTAAGGCTGCTGCGTCTTTGAAGAAATAA
- the rpsH gene encoding 30S ribosomal protein S8: MSMSDPIADLLTRIRNAQMVAKTTVSVPSSKVKIAIAQVLKEEGYIDGFKVSTEGGKAELQIALKYYAGRPVIERIERVSRPGLRVYRGSEAIPQVQNGLGVAIVTTPKGVMTDRKARATGVGGEVLCYVA, encoded by the coding sequence ATGAGTATGAGTGATCCAATCGCCGACCTGTTGACACGCATTCGCAATGCACAAATGGTTGCGAAGACAACAGTGTCCGTGCCTTCTTCCAAAGTGAAGATCGCAATTGCACAAGTGTTGAAAGAAGAAGGCTACATTGATGGCTTCAAGGTTTCCACCGAAGGTGGCAAAGCCGAGTTGCAAATCGCCTTGAAATATTACGCCGGTCGCCCTGTGATCGAGCGTATTGAGCGTGTGAGCCGTCCTGGCCTGCGCGTTTACCGCGGCAGCGAAGCGATTCCTCAAGTCCAAAACGGCTTGGGTGTTGCTATCGTGACTACACCGAAGGGTGTTATGACAGATCGCAAAGCGCGCGCTACCGGTGTCGGTGGCGAAGTGCTGTGCTACGTCGCTTAA
- the rplN gene encoding 50S ribosomal protein L14: MIQTESRLEVADNTGAKSVLCIKVLGGSKRRYASVGDIIKVSIKEAAPRGRVKKGEVYSAVVVRTAKGIRRGDGSLVKFDGNAAVLLNAKLEPIGTRIFGPVTRELRTEKFMKIVSLAPEVL; the protein is encoded by the coding sequence ATGATCCAAACTGAATCTCGACTGGAAGTTGCCGACAACACCGGCGCGAAATCCGTTCTCTGCATCAAGGTGCTGGGCGGGTCGAAGCGTCGCTATGCAAGCGTCGGCGACATCATCAAAGTTTCCATCAAAGAAGCTGCTCCACGTGGACGCGTCAAAAAAGGCGAAGTCTATAGCGCTGTAGTAGTTCGTACTGCCAAGGGCATCCGCCGTGGCGACGGTTCTTTGGTGAAATTCGACGGCAACGCAGCTGTGTTGCTCAACGCCAAGTTGGAGCCTATCGGCACCCGCATCTTCGGACCAGTGACCCGCGAATTGCGCACTGAAAAGTTCATGAAGATCGTGTCCTTGGCTCCTGAAGTTTTGTAA
- the rplR gene encoding 50S ribosomal protein L18: MLTKKEQRLRRARQTRIRIATQGVARLTVTRTNLHIYASVISGDGGKVIACASTAEAEVRKCLGATGKGGNVAAAQIIGKRVAEKAKAAGVEKVAFDRSGFAYHGRVKALADAAREAGLQF; the protein is encoded by the coding sequence ATGTTGACCAAAAAAGAGCAGCGTCTTCGTCGGGCACGTCAGACCCGCATCCGTATTGCAACGCAAGGCGTCGCACGTTTGACTGTTACACGTACAAACCTGCACATCTATGCCAGCGTTATCTCCGGCGACGGCGGCAAAGTGATTGCCTGCGCATCAACTGCTGAAGCAGAAGTTCGCAAGTGCCTCGGTGCAACTGGCAAAGGCGGAAACGTCGCAGCAGCACAAATCATCGGTAAGCGCGTCGCTGAAAAAGCGAAGGCAGCTGGCGTTGAAAAGGTGGCGTTTGACCGTTCCGGTTTCGCCTACCACGGTCGCGTCAAGGCGTTGGCTGATGCCGCGCGTGAAGCTGGCTTGCAGTTCTAA
- a CDS encoding glycerol-3-phosphate dehydrogenase/oxidase: protein MSATPSSNTTMRADLLNRLAEPQEYDLAVVGGGATGLGVALDAAARGFRVVLIESHDFAKGTSSRATKLLHGGVRYLAQGNISLVREALHERTTLLRNAPHLAQPLAFVMPSYKWWETPFYGAGLTAYDFLAGKAGLGKTEFLSAAETQRLVPRVAPAGLKGGVKYWDGQFDDARLALSIARTAASKGALLVNYCAAKSLTYMDGKISGLECEDTLSGRQFTIRAKCVVNATGVWVDGLREKDGAANPNDGRSPTKPMVAPSQGVHIVVDREFLGGDTALMVPKTQDGRVLFAVPWLGKVILGTTDTPRADLDREPKPFKEELDFILRESARYLTKAPAHSDIRSIWVGLRPLVKSQADDGENTKTISREHTVLVSRSGLVTVTGGKWTTYRAMAEDVLAKCADHQLIDSRPAGVTENLRLQGAQGGEVAQSAMAAPQGAHSYGWDYAAVLALEGAQNEIAPGLTEAMVRYAARYEYAIKVEDVLARRCRMLFLDARLAASVAVKVAEILEEETGMSSECQEFVALARQYMEIPV from the coding sequence ATGAGCGCCACCCCTTCAAGCAATACGACGATGCGAGCAGACTTGCTGAACCGTCTTGCAGAGCCCCAAGAGTACGACCTTGCCGTAGTAGGCGGGGGCGCGACGGGGCTCGGTGTTGCCTTGGATGCAGCAGCCAGGGGTTTTCGTGTAGTGTTGATCGAATCTCACGACTTTGCAAAAGGGACCTCTTCACGGGCGACCAAGCTTCTGCATGGCGGGGTGCGCTATTTGGCGCAGGGAAATATATCCCTGGTGCGAGAGGCGTTGCATGAGCGCACGACGCTGTTACGGAACGCGCCACACCTTGCGCAGCCTTTGGCTTTTGTGATGCCCTCTTACAAATGGTGGGAAACGCCCTTTTACGGAGCGGGGCTTACTGCCTACGATTTTCTCGCAGGCAAGGCGGGGTTGGGTAAAACGGAGTTTTTAAGCGCAGCGGAGACTCAGCGCCTGGTGCCCCGGGTTGCGCCTGCCGGCCTCAAAGGAGGCGTGAAGTATTGGGATGGACAGTTTGATGACGCCCGTCTCGCACTGTCCATAGCGCGGACCGCGGCGTCGAAGGGGGCGCTCTTGGTTAATTACTGCGCTGCCAAGTCTTTGACTTATATGGATGGAAAGATCTCCGGCCTCGAATGTGAAGACACCTTGAGTGGTCGGCAGTTCACTATTCGTGCCAAATGTGTGGTGAACGCTACCGGCGTTTGGGTCGATGGCCTCCGGGAAAAAGATGGCGCAGCAAATCCCAACGATGGCCGGAGTCCTACCAAACCCATGGTCGCACCAAGCCAAGGCGTGCATATCGTTGTGGATCGCGAGTTTTTGGGTGGCGACACCGCTCTGATGGTGCCGAAAACGCAAGACGGTCGCGTGCTGTTCGCCGTGCCCTGGCTTGGAAAAGTGATTCTTGGCACCACGGATACGCCGCGAGCTGACCTCGACCGAGAGCCAAAGCCCTTCAAAGAGGAGTTGGACTTCATATTAAGAGAGTCCGCACGGTATTTGACTAAAGCGCCTGCCCACTCTGACATCCGTAGCATTTGGGTTGGGCTTCGTCCATTGGTCAAATCGCAAGCCGATGATGGTGAAAACACCAAGACGATCAGTCGTGAGCATACGGTGTTGGTAAGTCGCAGTGGCTTGGTGACAGTGACAGGCGGTAAATGGACGACGTACCGCGCCATGGCCGAAGACGTCCTAGCAAAGTGTGCAGACCACCAACTGATTGACTCGCGCCCCGCCGGGGTGACTGAAAACCTGCGTTTGCAGGGTGCCCAGGGAGGCGAAGTCGCCCAAAGCGCCATGGCGGCACCGCAAGGTGCCCACTCTTATGGATGGGATTACGCAGCTGTCTTGGCGCTTGAGGGTGCACAAAACGAAATAGCTCCGGGGTTGACAGAAGCCATGGTGCGATACGCGGCTCGGTACGAATACGCAATTAAAGTGGAAGACGTACTGGCACGCCGTTGCCGCATGCTGTTTTTGGATGCCCGATTAGCGGCGTCGGTTGCAGTGAAGGTTGCTGAAATCCTCGAAGAGGAGACCGGAATGTCGTCGGAATGCCAAGAATTTGTAGCCTTGGCACGCCAATACATGGAAATTCCGGTTTAA
- the rplX gene encoding 50S ribosomal protein L24, with the protein MNKIRKGDEVIVIAGRDKGKRGVISLRADDSHVVVEGINLVKKHTKPNPMKGTTGGIVEKTMPIHQSNVAIFNAATGKADRVGIKVLADGKRVRVYKSSGEEIKVA; encoded by the coding sequence ATGAACAAGATTCGCAAAGGCGACGAAGTCATCGTTATCGCAGGTCGCGATAAGGGTAAGCGCGGAGTGATCTCCTTGCGCGCTGACGACTCTCACGTAGTCGTCGAGGGCATCAACTTGGTGAAAAAGCACACCAAGCCAAACCCTATGAAGGGCACAACCGGCGGCATCGTTGAAAAAACCATGCCTATTCACCAGTCCAACGTTGCCATCTTCAATGCGGCAACCGGCAAGGCTGACCGTGTTGGTATCAAGGTGCTGGCTGATGGCAAACGCGTTCGCGTTTACAAGTCCAGCGGCGAAGAAATCAAGGTGGCATAA
- the secY gene encoding preprotein translocase subunit SecY produces MATNAAQTAKAGKFGDLRRRLVFLLLALVVYRLGAHIPVPGIDPAQLQQLFKGQQGGILSLFNMFSGGALSRFTIFALGIMPYISASIIMQLLTYVLPAFEQLKKEGEGGRRKITQYTRYGTLGLALFQSLGIAVALEASAGLVISPGFGFRMTTVVTLTAGTMFLMWLGEQITERGLGNGISILIFGGIAAGLPSAVGGLLELVRTGSMGPIVAMLIVVVVALVTYFVVFVERGQRKILVNYARRQVGNKVYGGQSSHLPLKLNMAGVIPPIFASSIILLPATIANWFSSGESMRWLKDIAATLSPGQPVYVMLYAAAIVFFCFFYTALVFNSRETADNLKKSGAFIPGIRPGDQTAKYIDKILVRLTLAGAIYITFVCLLPEFLILKYNVPFYFGGTSLMIIVVVTMDFMAQVQNYMMSQQYESLLKKANFKAS; encoded by the coding sequence GTGGCTACAAACGCAGCACAAACAGCCAAGGCAGGCAAGTTCGGTGACCTCCGTCGCCGGCTTGTTTTCTTGTTGTTGGCGCTCGTGGTCTACCGCTTGGGGGCACACATACCTGTCCCCGGTATTGATCCGGCCCAATTGCAGCAGTTATTCAAGGGTCAGCAAGGCGGCATATTGAGTCTATTCAATATGTTTTCCGGCGGAGCTTTGTCGCGCTTCACAATTTTCGCTCTGGGCATCATGCCCTATATCTCTGCTTCGATCATCATGCAGTTGCTCACTTACGTGTTGCCTGCGTTTGAGCAGTTGAAGAAAGAGGGCGAAGGTGGTCGTCGTAAGATTACCCAGTACACCCGCTACGGCACTTTAGGGTTGGCGTTATTCCAGTCCTTGGGCATTGCGGTGGCGTTGGAAGCGTCTGCAGGATTGGTCATTTCGCCTGGCTTTGGCTTTCGAATGACTACGGTAGTGACCTTAACAGCAGGAACCATGTTCTTGATGTGGTTGGGTGAGCAAATCACTGAGCGTGGGCTGGGGAACGGAATTTCGATTCTGATCTTCGGTGGGATCGCTGCAGGTTTGCCAAGCGCCGTAGGTGGTCTTCTTGAGCTTGTCCGTACAGGCTCCATGGGCCCGATCGTTGCAATGCTTATCGTTGTGGTTGTTGCGTTAGTTACCTACTTTGTGGTGTTCGTAGAGCGTGGGCAGCGGAAGATTCTTGTGAACTATGCTCGCCGCCAAGTCGGTAACAAGGTTTACGGTGGTCAATCGTCCCATTTGCCTTTGAAGCTGAATATGGCGGGTGTTATTCCTCCGATTTTTGCTTCTTCGATCATTTTGCTGCCCGCAACGATTGCAAACTGGTTTAGTTCAGGTGAGTCGATGCGGTGGCTCAAAGATATCGCGGCGACATTGAGCCCCGGTCAGCCTGTCTATGTAATGTTGTATGCGGCTGCCATCGTATTCTTCTGTTTCTTCTACACAGCGCTTGTTTTTAACAGCCGTGAGACAGCAGATAACTTGAAGAAGAGCGGAGCGTTTATCCCCGGGATCCGTCCTGGTGATCAGACAGCAAAGTACATCGACAAGATTTTGGTACGGTTGACGCTGGCTGGTGCGATCTACATTACCTTTGTGTGTTTGTTGCCGGAGTTCTTGATCCTGAAGTACAACGTCCCGTTTTATTTCGGTGGAACCTCGTTAATGATTATTGTTGTGGTCACTATGGATTTCATGGCTCAAGTCCAGAACTACATGATGTCCCAGCAATACGAGTCACTGCTGAAAAAGGCGAACTTCAAGGCGTCTTGA
- the rplF gene encoding 50S ribosomal protein L6, producing the protein MSRVGKLPVTVPAGVEVSIQAGQISVKGTGGTLQLAQNSLVNIQNEAGKLSFKPANDSREADAMTGTFRQLVNNMVVGVTKGFERKLSLIGVGYKAQATGTKLNLAVGYSHPVNLEMPSGISVATPTPTEILIKGADRQRVGQIAAEIRAIRPPEPYKGKGIRYADEKITIKETKKK; encoded by the coding sequence ATGTCCCGCGTAGGCAAACTCCCCGTCACCGTTCCTGCAGGTGTTGAAGTGTCCATTCAAGCTGGTCAAATCAGCGTGAAAGGCACTGGCGGCACCCTGCAATTGGCTCAAAACAGCCTGGTGAATATCCAAAATGAAGCTGGCAAGCTCAGCTTCAAACCCGCAAACGACTCTCGTGAAGCTGACGCAATGACTGGCACCTTCCGCCAGTTGGTCAACAATATGGTCGTTGGCGTTACCAAAGGCTTCGAGCGTAAGCTGAGCCTGATTGGTGTGGGTTACAAGGCGCAAGCAACAGGCACCAAGTTGAACTTGGCTGTTGGTTACTCGCACCCAGTGAACCTTGAAATGCCTTCCGGTATTTCTGTGGCCACACCGACACCTACTGAAATCTTGATCAAAGGTGCTGACCGCCAACGTGTGGGTCAGATCGCCGCTGAGATCCGTGCTATTCGCCCACCTGAGCCCTACAAGGGTAAGGGCATCCGTTATGCGGATGAGAAGATCACGATCAAAGAAACGAAGAAGAAATAA